One part of the Sphingopyxis sp. PAMC25046 genome encodes these proteins:
- a CDS encoding amino acid ABC transporter substrate-binding protein, whose protein sequence is MNRSHASRRWLPALLAAGALLLGGCGREPAGTGGHEIAAAKGSTLARIRARGTLNCAIHTGQLGMSYLDKRGRWQGFFVDYCRALAAAVLGDARKVRFMPVASNKRFTIVQTGEADVLSRTTTWTLTRDTDLGVNFVGTMYYDGQSFLVPRRSGVRLPTDLDGASICITKGTTSELNTAEYFERKGLRFQSVVFENPEEAKLAFFAGRCDAMTTDAFTLTVIRLADTAHPDDYVVLPERLTKEPVGPVVRSDDEQWYEINKWVLNALFAAEEMGVTRANAARMRMASRDPEVRKMLGGLPGFGKSLGLDDDWAYRAIEATGNYGEIFDRHITPLGVERGQNKLYRDGGLIYPLPMR, encoded by the coding sequence ATGAATAGGTCGCACGCATCGCGCCGCTGGTTACCGGCGCTGCTCGCCGCAGGCGCCCTGTTACTCGGCGGCTGCGGCCGCGAGCCCGCCGGCACCGGTGGGCATGAAATCGCCGCGGCGAAGGGATCGACGCTTGCGCGGATTCGCGCGCGCGGAACGCTCAATTGCGCAATTCATACGGGGCAGCTCGGCATGTCCTATCTCGACAAACGCGGACGCTGGCAGGGCTTCTTCGTCGATTACTGCCGGGCGCTCGCCGCTGCGGTCCTCGGCGATGCCCGCAAGGTCCGGTTCATGCCGGTCGCCTCGAACAAGCGCTTCACGATCGTGCAGACGGGCGAGGCCGACGTCCTGTCGCGGACGACGACATGGACGCTGACGCGCGACACCGACCTCGGGGTGAATTTCGTCGGCACCATGTATTATGACGGGCAGAGCTTCCTGGTGCCCCGGCGATCGGGTGTGCGGCTTCCGACGGATCTCGATGGCGCATCGATCTGCATCACCAAGGGGACGACCTCCGAACTCAACACCGCCGAATATTTCGAGCGCAAGGGGCTGCGTTTCCAGTCCGTCGTGTTCGAGAATCCCGAGGAAGCCAAGCTCGCCTTCTTTGCCGGGCGGTGCGACGCAATGACCACCGATGCCTTCACGCTGACGGTGATCCGCCTGGCCGACACCGCGCATCCCGACGATTATGTGGTGCTGCCCGAGCGGCTCACCAAAGAACCGGTCGGCCCAGTCGTGCGCAGCGACGACGAGCAATGGTACGAGATCAACAAATGGGTGCTGAACGCGCTCTTCGCTGCCGAGGAAATGGGGGTCACCCGCGCGAATGCCGCGCGCATGCGGATGGCCTCGCGCGACCCTGAAGTGCGCAAGATGCTCGGCGGCTTGCCCGGATTCGGCAAGTCGCTCGGCCTTGACGATGACTGGGCGTACCGGGCAATCGAGGCGACCGGCAATTATGGCGAAATCTTCGACCGGCACATTACGCCGCTCGGCGTCGAACGCGGACAGAATAAGCTCTATCGGGACGGCGGGCTGATCTACCCGTTGCCGATGCGATGA
- a CDS encoding copper resistance protein B, whose translation MTRVALLLAGIAPLAFAVPAAAQSMDHSMHGAAPAPTPAPSPTPAPVAQSAPEAPAEGSMEQMDHGNMQGMDMEPEASSCPPEHAAMGHCTPEAEAPGKGASDMGAMDHGAPQPSDPDCPPEHAKMGHCTPKGGSADAMAGMEGMATTSSASGTDLPPGDATAPAPPGDWYADRIYPQAEMEHSRHDMMKENGAQTIAFISFNLAEYQARKGRDGFRWDGEAWYGGDINRLTIKSEGEGVFGEGIESAEVQALYSRAIGPYFNAQAGIRQDLGPGPDRTYATIGFEGLAPYWFEVEGALFLSNKGDLLARLEGYYDQRITQKLILQPMAEVNFALQDVPETGVGSGLSDFELGLRLRYEVVKEFAPYVGVEWARKVGDTARFARAAGEDASGVSFVMGVRAWF comes from the coding sequence ATGACCCGGGTCGCGCTTCTCCTCGCGGGTATCGCCCCGCTGGCCTTTGCTGTGCCCGCCGCGGCGCAGTCGATGGATCATTCGATGCATGGTGCGGCGCCCGCGCCGACACCCGCTCCCTCGCCAACGCCAGCACCCGTAGCGCAGTCCGCGCCCGAAGCGCCCGCCGAAGGGTCGATGGAGCAGATGGACCATGGGAACATGCAGGGCATGGACATGGAACCCGAGGCTTCAAGCTGCCCGCCCGAACATGCGGCGATGGGTCATTGTACGCCTGAGGCGGAAGCTCCAGGCAAGGGCGCTTCGGACATGGGTGCGATGGATCATGGCGCACCGCAGCCGTCCGATCCCGATTGCCCGCCCGAACATGCCAAAATGGGCCATTGCACCCCGAAGGGCGGATCTGCGGACGCGATGGCGGGAATGGAAGGCATGGCGACCACGAGCAGCGCTAGCGGCACCGATTTGCCGCCGGGCGATGCTACCGCGCCTGCGCCTCCCGGCGACTGGTATGCCGATCGCATTTATCCCCAAGCCGAAATGGAGCATTCGCGCCACGACATGATGAAAGAGAATGGTGCGCAGACCATCGCTTTCATCAGCTTCAACCTTGCCGAATATCAGGCGCGCAAGGGCCGCGACGGGTTCCGCTGGGACGGTGAGGCTTGGTACGGCGGCGACATTAACCGGCTGACGATCAAGAGCGAAGGCGAGGGCGTGTTCGGCGAAGGCATCGAGAGCGCCGAGGTACAGGCGCTCTACAGCCGGGCGATCGGACCCTATTTCAACGCGCAGGCGGGTATCAGGCAGGATCTTGGGCCCGGCCCCGACCGCACCTATGCGACGATCGGCTTCGAGGGGCTCGCCCCCTATTGGTTCGAAGTCGAGGGCGCGCTGTTTCTTTCGAACAAGGGTGATCTGCTCGCCCGGCTCGAAGGCTATTACGACCAGCGCATCACCCAGAAACTGATCCTCCAGCCGATGGCGGAGGTCAATTTTGCGCTCCAGGATGTCCCCGAGACCGGCGTTGGTTCGGGGCTTTCGGATTTCGAGCTCGGGCTTCGCCTGCGTTACGAGGTCGTGAAGGAATTCGCGCCTTATGTCGGCGTCGAATGGGCGCGCAAGGTCGGCGATACCGCGCGTTTTGCCCGCGCCGCGGGCGAGGATGCGAGCGGCGTCAGCTTCGTGATGGGGGTGCGGGCCTGGTTCTAG
- a CDS encoding LysR substrate-binding domain-containing protein, whose product MNLRHLEAFRAVMLSGSVTQAAQSLNLSQPAVSKMLAELEHQLGFQLFLRSRGSALTVTPEADAFFYEVERSFSGIAALKRVAEDIRNMATGTLRIAALPALAVSFLPRVIAAFRETHPGVTVQLQTRSSSTVRQWMANQQFDIGLATPARELPGIRMERFLRCPGACVLPAGHRLAVKDVIRPADLEGEPFISLALEDGVRHRIDRIFEDAGVHREMVIETQYAMTICALVMQGVGCSILNPVTAADYAERGLTVRDFAPEVHFEYMLFTPKLRPMSQVAAAFIAVLESHRDAMFGSDAS is encoded by the coding sequence ATGAACCTGCGTCACCTCGAAGCCTTCAGGGCCGTGATGCTCTCGGGATCGGTCACCCAGGCCGCGCAGTCGCTCAACCTGTCGCAACCCGCGGTGAGCAAGATGCTTGCCGAGCTCGAGCATCAGCTGGGCTTTCAGCTCTTCCTGCGTTCGCGCGGCAGCGCGCTCACCGTGACGCCCGAAGCCGACGCCTTTTTCTACGAAGTCGAGCGGAGCTTCTCGGGCATTGCGGCCCTGAAGCGGGTAGCGGAAGACATCCGCAACATGGCGACCGGCACGCTCCGGATCGCCGCCCTTCCGGCGCTCGCGGTCAGTTTCCTGCCGCGTGTGATCGCGGCCTTTCGCGAGACACATCCCGGCGTCACCGTTCAGCTCCAGACCCGCAGTTCCTCGACGGTGCGGCAATGGATGGCGAACCAGCAGTTCGACATCGGGCTCGCGACGCCGGCGCGCGAATTGCCCGGCATAAGGATGGAGCGCTTCCTGCGCTGCCCCGGCGCCTGCGTTCTCCCTGCCGGCCACCGCTTGGCCGTCAAGGACGTCATCCGGCCGGCCGATCTCGAGGGCGAGCCCTTCATTTCGCTCGCGCTCGAGGACGGCGTGCGTCACCGCATCGACCGCATTTTCGAGGACGCGGGCGTCCACCGCGAGATGGTCATCGAAACCCAATATGCGATGACCATCTGCGCGCTTGTCATGCAGGGGGTCGGATGTTCGATTCTCAACCCCGTGACCGCAGCGGATTATGCCGAGCGGGGCCTTACGGTCCGTGATTTCGCGCCGGAGGTCCATTTCGAATATATGCTCTTCACGCCGAAGTTGAGGCCGATGTCCCAAGTCGCTGCGGCCTTTATCGCGGTGCTCGAATCCCACCGCGACGCGATGTTCGGCTCCGACGCCAGCTGA
- a CDS encoding DUF305 domain-containing protein: MYLVMFVMIDRLSSFYNNLNMLYMTLMMVSPMVVLMIVAMPGMFPSKRLNTFLLLGSAVAFFGSFGLIRTQTTIGDTAFLRSMIPHHSGAILMCEQASLKDAEIRELCRGIIAGQAAEIEQMKSILARK; the protein is encoded by the coding sequence ATGTATCTGGTGATGTTCGTCATGATCGACCGCCTCTCGAGCTTCTACAATAATCTCAACATGCTCTACATGACGCTGATGATGGTCTCGCCGATGGTCGTGCTGATGATCGTCGCAATGCCGGGCATGTTCCCGTCGAAACGTCTCAATACGTTCCTGCTGCTGGGATCGGCAGTTGCCTTCTTCGGGAGCTTCGGGCTCATCCGGACACAGACGACGATCGGCGACACGGCCTTCTTGCGTTCGATGATCCCGCATCACTCGGGCGCGATCCTCATGTGTGAACAGGCTTCTCTCAAAGATGCCGAGATACGCGAACTCTGCCGCGGCATCATCGCGGGGCAGGCGGCCGAAATCGAACAGATGAAATCCATTCTCGCGAGGAAATGA
- a CDS encoding DUF411 domain-containing protein, with amino-acid sequence MKNLMTRRHLFGLIAVGSGMALAACNSASGPAATSDKNGAAPAPGAETSSPKRMLVYRDPECGCCEAWADIARKAGYDVTVENRADMAAVKTRYGVPGQLASCHTAVIGGYAIEGHVPMRHVARLLHDKPRDIRGIAVPGMPRGSPGMEMPDGSADAFEVMAFGSDGKVSEFRA; translated from the coding sequence ATGAAAAATCTGATGACGCGCCGTCATCTTTTCGGCCTGATTGCGGTCGGATCGGGGATGGCGCTTGCGGCATGCAATTCTGCCTCGGGCCCGGCGGCGACCAGCGATAAGAATGGCGCGGCGCCCGCGCCGGGCGCCGAGACGTCCAGCCCCAAGCGAATGCTCGTTTATCGCGATCCCGAATGCGGCTGCTGCGAAGCTTGGGCGGATATCGCACGCAAGGCCGGTTATGATGTGACTGTCGAGAACCGCGCTGACATGGCCGCCGTAAAGACGCGATATGGTGTGCCTGGCCAGCTGGCGTCGTGCCACACGGCCGTGATCGGCGGCTATGCGATCGAGGGTCATGTGCCGATGCGGCATGTTGCGAGACTCCTCCACGACAAGCCACGCGACATTCGCGGAATCGCCGTGCCCGGCATGCCGCGCGGTTCTCCGGGAATGGAAATGCCGGACGGAAGCGCGGACGCATTCGAAGTGATGGCATTCGGCAGCGACGGCAAGGTTTCTGAATTCCGCGCATGA
- a CDS encoding copper resistance system multicopper oxidase, translating into MQMERRRFVSGALGGGAAAAMAAWFPAWAQPVSSGITAPLPTVSGNDITLRIARQTMRIDGKVSRAIGINGTVPAPLVRLKEGQNARLTVVNDLDEDSSIHWHGLILPFQMDGVPGVSFPGIKPRSKFVYEFPVVQSGTYWYHSHSGLQEQLGHYGPIVIDPAGADPIGYDREHVVVLSDHSQLSPEAIFRKLKVNPGHFNMQRQTLAGLLAGKDQPLKERIDWGKMRMDPTDVADVNGSTYTFLVNGHGPRDNWTALFSPGERVRLRIVNASAMTIFNVRIPGLRMTVVQADGLNVVPTEIDEFQIAVAETYDVIVTPVEDRAYTLVAEANDRSGMGRATLAPRAGMVAEVPPLRERPLATMKDMGMGDMSGGAMAGMDHSGGDMGAMPMPASDPSCPPEHAKMGHCTPAGESGAMAGMDHGSGGGMQHSMRDFSVAPQVKRDPSVQTISPMPMDRMGEPGQGLENVGHKVLTYHDLVALERNPDTRAASRSLDIHLTGNMERFMWSFDGIKMSDYHEPIPFIEGERVRINLINDSMMSHPIHLHGHFFELVTGKGDRSPRKHTVLVQPGGIASFDFTADALGDWAFHCHLLYHMHAGMMRVVSVRPKGDGE; encoded by the coding sequence ATGCAGATGGAAAGGCGTCGGTTCGTCAGTGGAGCTTTGGGTGGAGGGGCTGCTGCGGCGATGGCCGCATGGTTCCCGGCCTGGGCCCAGCCGGTGTCGTCCGGCATCACCGCGCCGCTTCCGACCGTATCCGGCAATGACATAACGCTGCGCATCGCGCGCCAGACGATGCGCATCGACGGCAAGGTCAGTCGCGCGATCGGGATCAACGGCACCGTGCCCGCGCCGCTCGTCCGGCTGAAGGAGGGACAAAACGCGCGCCTCACCGTCGTCAACGATCTCGACGAGGACAGCTCGATTCACTGGCACGGCCTGATCCTGCCGTTCCAGATGGACGGCGTGCCCGGCGTCAGCTTCCCCGGGATCAAGCCGCGCTCGAAGTTTGTCTATGAATTCCCGGTCGTTCAATCGGGGACCTATTGGTATCACAGCCATTCGGGGCTTCAGGAACAGCTCGGCCATTATGGCCCGATCGTCATCGATCCCGCGGGCGCCGACCCGATCGGCTACGACCGCGAGCATGTCGTCGTCCTGTCCGACCACAGTCAATTGTCGCCCGAGGCGATCTTCCGCAAGCTCAAGGTCAATCCCGGCCATTTCAACATGCAGCGCCAGACGCTGGCGGGCCTGCTTGCCGGCAAGGATCAACCGCTCAAGGAGCGGATCGATTGGGGCAAGATGCGGATGGACCCGACCGACGTCGCCGACGTCAATGGTTCGACCTACACCTTCCTCGTCAACGGCCATGGTCCGCGCGACAACTGGACCGCGCTCTTCAGCCCCGGCGAGCGGGTACGCCTGCGCATCGTCAATGCGTCGGCGATGACGATCTTCAACGTCCGTATCCCGGGCCTCAGGATGACCGTCGTCCAGGCTGATGGGCTCAATGTCGTGCCGACCGAAATCGACGAGTTCCAGATCGCGGTCGCCGAAACCTATGACGTCATCGTGACCCCGGTCGAGGACCGTGCTTATACGCTCGTTGCCGAGGCCAATGACCGCTCGGGCATGGGACGCGCGACGCTCGCACCGCGCGCTGGCATGGTCGCCGAGGTGCCGCCGCTCCGCGAACGGCCGCTCGCGACCATGAAGGACATGGGCATGGGCGACATGTCGGGCGGCGCGATGGCGGGTATGGACCATTCGGGCGGCGATATGGGCGCCATGCCCATGCCGGCGAGCGACCCTTCTTGTCCTCCCGAACATGCCAAGATGGGCCATTGTACGCCAGCGGGGGAAAGCGGCGCGATGGCGGGCATGGATCATGGATCTGGCGGAGGCATGCAGCACAGCATGCGCGACTTCAGTGTCGCGCCGCAGGTCAAGCGCGATCCCAGCGTTCAGACGATCTCGCCGATGCCGATGGATCGCATGGGCGAGCCGGGGCAGGGACTGGAGAATGTCGGGCACAAGGTGCTGACCTACCATGACCTTGTCGCGCTCGAGCGCAACCCCGATACCCGCGCCGCCTCGCGCTCGCTCGACATCCATCTGACCGGCAATATGGAACGCTTCATGTGGTCGTTCGACGGCATCAAGATGTCCGACTATCACGAGCCCATCCCCTTCATCGAGGGAGAGCGCGTGCGGATCAACCTCATCAACGATTCGATGATGAGCCACCCCATCCACCTCCACGGCCATTTTTTCGAACTGGTGACGGGCAAGGGCGACCGGTCGCCGCGCAAGCATACGGTGCTTGTCCAGCCGGGCGGCATCGCGAGCTTCGATTTCACCGCCGACGCGCTCGGCGACTGGGCGTTCCATTGCCACCTTCTCTATCACATGCACGCGGGGATGATGCGCGTCGTCAGCGTCCGTCCGAAGGGAGACGGCGAATGA
- a CDS encoding TonB-dependent receptor, whose amino-acid sequence MRKLLRTSGSIIAVLAGMSAAAAFAQDNAKEAPGPGASQGEIVVTGTRRNDLKAADSAQPIDIITGAELLEKGTADMNDLLRTEVPSLNVQRLVSNDGAVFTRPFSLRGLPPDQTLVLVNGKRRHRGATVQFTNVPYIRGSQGPDLSAIPSIAIGQLEVLRDGASALYGSDAIAGVLNFGLRRDREGGLLIARYGQFYKGDGEDFLVQGNVGLPFTDAGFVNISGEYVNASTTSRGIQRPDAQALIDAGVQDVPVPAQRWGNPESEAARIFVNAGIELSDEMEFYTFGNYSWSRGTTAFFYRNPDASFISTSIPLTNTPGGQRFSFRQLFPGGFTPDFGATVTDAALAAGLKGEFSSGLTYDLSASYGQNHASYRIENTVNPSLGLASPTSFKPGQLEQRELAFNLDLTYPIAIGTSDPLTLAGGLEYRRETYEITAGDIASWQVGPFASVIDPDTGNRVGLPVGSNGFPGFSPIQAGEFARSNWAAYTSLEGNLTDALQFGLAGRYENYSDFGSKFTWKINGRYDFSDVFAVRGSVNTGFRAPTPGQSNASQVQTNIDSITGAPLTAGIIAPNNPVAQFFGATPLRPENSFNVAGGIVVKPSNRITFTLDYFNIKVEDRIAVSGNFNLTPAQRAQLAALGIPGGDSFQQVSFFTNSFDSRTQGVDAVLTVGFDLGDGKATLGLNGNYTKTDVIKASPVITADRERLLELEGFVPKWKGNASFTYAGERFGFVARANYYGKWTDYGAAPAADQTGGAELLVDLELSYKVSDMLKLAVGGENIFDNYPDVEARQSQINNGIRYLRFAPTGFNGGFWYVRATASF is encoded by the coding sequence ATGAGAAAATTGCTTCGCACGAGTGGCTCGATTATCGCCGTCCTGGCAGGCATGTCGGCCGCCGCCGCCTTCGCGCAGGATAACGCCAAAGAGGCGCCGGGGCCAGGCGCGTCGCAGGGCGAAATCGTCGTGACGGGTACGCGGCGGAACGATCTCAAGGCGGCCGATTCCGCTCAGCCGATCGACATCATCACCGGTGCCGAACTGCTCGAAAAGGGCACGGCCGACATGAATGATCTCCTGCGCACCGAGGTCCCGTCGCTCAATGTCCAGCGCCTCGTCAGCAACGACGGCGCCGTTTTTACCCGGCCTTTCTCGCTGCGCGGCCTGCCGCCGGACCAGACGCTGGTGCTCGTGAATGGCAAGCGGCGCCATCGCGGCGCGACGGTCCAGTTCACCAATGTTCCCTATATCCGGGGATCGCAGGGACCCGATCTTTCGGCGATCCCGTCGATCGCGATCGGCCAGCTCGAGGTTCTGCGTGACGGCGCGTCGGCGCTCTATGGATCGGATGCGATCGCCGGCGTCCTCAATTTCGGTCTGCGCCGCGACCGCGAAGGCGGATTGCTGATCGCCCGCTATGGCCAATTCTATAAGGGCGACGGCGAGGATTTCCTCGTCCAGGGCAATGTCGGGCTTCCCTTCACCGACGCCGGTTTCGTCAACATCAGCGGCGAATATGTGAACGCCAGCACGACGTCGCGCGGCATTCAGCGTCCCGACGCGCAGGCGCTCATCGATGCCGGCGTTCAGGATGTCCCGGTCCCGGCGCAGCGCTGGGGAAATCCCGAATCCGAGGCGGCGCGCATCTTCGTCAATGCCGGCATCGAACTGTCGGACGAGATGGAATTCTACACCTTCGGCAACTATAGCTGGAGCCGCGGCACGACGGCCTTCTTTTACCGCAACCCCGATGCCAGCTTCATTTCCACCTCGATTCCGCTCACCAATACGCCCGGAGGACAGCGGTTCAGCTTCCGCCAGCTCTTTCCCGGCGGTTTCACCCCGGATTTCGGTGCCACGGTGACCGATGCGGCGCTGGCGGCCGGCCTCAAGGGCGAATTCTCCTCGGGCCTGACCTATGACCTCAGCGCTTCCTATGGTCAGAACCATGCTTCCTACCGGATCGAAAATACGGTCAATCCGTCGCTTGGCCTCGCGTCGCCGACCTCCTTCAAGCCGGGGCAGCTCGAGCAGCGCGAACTCGCTTTCAATCTCGATCTCACTTACCCCATCGCGATCGGCACCTCCGATCCGCTGACGCTTGCAGGCGGTCTCGAGTATCGGCGCGAGACATATGAGATCACGGCCGGCGACATCGCATCATGGCAGGTTGGTCCTTTCGCGTCGGTCATCGATCCCGATACCGGAAACCGCGTCGGACTGCCGGTCGGCTCGAACGGCTTCCCGGGCTTCAGTCCCATCCAGGCGGGCGAGTTCGCGCGCAGCAACTGGGCCGCCTATACGTCGCTCGAAGGCAATCTCACCGACGCGCTCCAGTTCGGCCTTGCCGGCCGCTACGAGAATTACTCGGACTTCGGCTCGAAATTCACCTGGAAGATCAACGGGCGATATGATTTCTCGGACGTCTTCGCGGTGCGCGGATCGGTCAACACCGGCTTTCGGGCGCCGACGCCGGGCCAGTCGAACGCCTCGCAGGTCCAGACCAACATCGACTCGATAACCGGGGCGCCGCTGACCGCAGGCATTATCGCGCCCAACAATCCGGTGGCGCAATTCTTCGGCGCGACGCCGCTTCGGCCCGAGAATTCGTTCAACGTCGCCGGCGGCATCGTGGTGAAGCCCTCCAATCGCATCACCTTCACGCTCGACTATTTCAACATCAAGGTCGAAGACCGGATCGCCGTATCGGGCAATTTCAATCTCACCCCGGCGCAGCGTGCGCAGCTCGCGGCGCTTGGCATTCCCGGTGGGGATTCCTTCCAGCAGGTGAGCTTCTTCACCAATTCCTTCGACAGCCGCACCCAGGGCGTCGATGCGGTGCTCACCGTGGGCTTCGACCTCGGCGACGGCAAGGCCACGCTCGGCCTCAACGGCAACTATACCAAAACCGATGTCATCAAGGCCTCGCCGGTGATCACTGCGGACCGCGAGCGGCTGCTCGAACTCGAGGGCTTCGTTCCGAAGTGGAAGGGCAATGCGTCCTTCACTTATGCGGGCGAGCGCTTCGGCTTCGTCGCGCGCGCGAACTATTATGGCAAATGGACCGACTATGGCGCCGCACCGGCTGCCGACCAGACGGGCGGCGCCGAACTGCTGGTCGATCTCGAGCTGTCCTACAAGGTTAGCGACATGCTCAAGCTCGCGGTCGGCGGCGAGAATATCTTCGACAATTACCCCGACGTCGAGGCGCGGCAATCCCAGATCAACAACGGGATCCGATATCTCCGCTTCGCGCCGACGGGGTTCAACGGGGGCTTCTGGTACGTCCGCGCGACCGCCTCCTTCTGA